From Plodia interpunctella isolate USDA-ARS_2022_Savannah chromosome 18, ilPloInte3.2, whole genome shotgun sequence, a single genomic window includes:
- the LOC128677596 gene encoding general odorant-binding protein 1 translates to MAVTPKWRLLVCVLGLLCMQRVHSSKEVMHKMTASFSKVIDQCKSELNLSENIMQDLMNFWKEEYELLNRELGCVIMCMATKLDLVQVNEYKMHHANAHEFAKQHGADDEVAKQLVTMIHDCEKQFESNGDYCARTLEVAKCFRTKIHSLKWAPDMETVLEEIMAEDAKQ, encoded by the exons ATGGCGGTCACTCCAAAATGGCGCCTGTTGGTTTGTGTGCTAGGGCTTTTGTGTATGCAGAGGGTTCATTCCTCGAAAGAGGTAATGCACAAGATGACGGCAAGCTTCTCAAAAGTCATCGATCAATGTAAAAGTGaa CTGAACTTGTCCGAGAATATAATGCAAGACCTGATGAACTTCTGGAAGGAAGAGTACGAACTCCTTAACCGCGAGCTGGGCTGCGTCATCATGTGCATGGCCACCAAGCTGGACTTGGTCCAGGTCAATGAGTATAAGATGCATCATGCTAACGCTCATGAATTTGCCAAACAACATGGTGCCG ATGACGAGGTGGCCAAGCAGCTGGTGACCATGATTCACGACTGCGAGAAACAGTTTGAATCCAACGGCGACTACTGCGCGCGCACGCTGGAGGTCGCCAAGTGCTTCAGGACCAAGATCCATAGCCTGAAGTGGGCGCCCGACATGGAGACGGTGTTGGAGGAGATCATGGCTGAGGATGCGAAGCAGTGA
- the LOC128677595 gene encoding general odorant-binding protein 1, producing the protein MWRGFYPRSLKMSRVLFFFFAMLLVGVSKTDASQETLKHITSGFLRTLDQCKHELQLPDHIVSDLYHYWREDYSLLNRDTGCAILCMSKKLDMVDSEGKLHHGNTREFAEKHGAASDVASKLVSLLHECEKQFESIEDECMKVLEIAKCFRTDVRKLDWAPKMDVIISEVLTEI; encoded by the exons ATGTGGAGAGGTTTTTATCCGCGATCTTTGAAGATGTCGCGTGttctctttttctttttcgcaATGTTATTAGTCGGCGTGAGCAAGACGGACGCTTCGCAAGAAACTTTGAAGCATATCACATCAGGATTTCTTAGGACGTTGGACCAGTGCAAGCATGAG CTCCAACTGCCAGACCATATAGTGTCAGACCTTTACCACTATTGGAGGGAGGACTACTCTCTCCTCAACCGGGACACAGGCTGTGCCATCCTCTGCATGAGCAAGAAGCTGGACATGGTGGACTCTGAAGGGAAACTCCACCACGGGAATACCAGAGAGTTCGCTGAGAAGCACGGAGCTG cttccgaCGTAGCCTCCAAACTAGTGTCTCTTCTACACGAATGCGAGAAGCAGTTCGAAAGTATTGAGGATGAGTGCATGAAGGTGCTGGAGATCGCCAAGTGCTTCAGAACAGACGTGAGGAAGCTGGACTGGGCGCCCAAGATGGATGTCATCATCTCCGAGGTTCTTACCGAGATTTGA
- the LOC128677594 gene encoding pheromone-binding protein, which translates to MGIQIMLLNRPIKTHIKPTCECWFDHEENSTEEVNMKLLVQIIAAVVVLMAGVDSSADIMKELSINFGEALDTCKKELDLPDSINMDFYNFWKEDYEITNRLTGCAIKCLSEKLEMVDADGKLHHGNAHEFATKHGADDAMAKQLVDLIHGCEKSVPANDDACLVVLSIANCFKKEIHKLNWAPNMDLVVGEVLAEV; encoded by the exons ATGGGCATACAAATCATGTTATTAAACAGACCAATTAAAACACACATAAAACCAACATGCGAGTGTTGGTTTGATCATGAAGAAAATAGCACAGAAGAAGTGAACATGAAGCTATTGGTGCAGATCATTGCAGCAGTGGTAGTGTTGATGGCTGGTGTGGATTCTTCAGCAGATATCATGAAGGAGTTGTCAATAAATTTTGGCGAAGCACTGGATACGTGCAAGAAAGAA CTTGACCTTCCAGACTCCATAAACATGGACTTCTACAACTTCTGGAAGGAGGACTATGAGATCACGAACCGCCTGACTGGCTGCGCCATCAAGTGTCTCTCGGAGAAGTTGGAAATGGTGGATGCCGATGGGAAATTACACCACGGCAATGCGCATGAGTTCGCTACGAAACATGGAGCTG aCGATGCTATGGCCAAACAACTGGTGGACCTGATCCACGGCTGCGAGAAATCCGTCCCTGCCAACGACGACGCCTGCCTCGTAGTGCTGAGCATCGCCAACTGCTTCAAAAAGGAGATTCACAAGCTCAATTGGGCTCCCAACATGGACCTCGTTGTTGGGGAGGTTCTAGCTGAGGTCTAA
- the LOC128677597 gene encoding pheromone-binding protein — protein MKAIVSKMGLRVIVLASVVVTLAGVDSSADVMKELTINFAKALDQCKKELDLPDSINKDFNNFWKDDHDITNRLTGCAIWCLSSKLEMLDQDFKLHHKNTHEFAKKHGADDAMAQQLVDLIHGCENSVPANPDICLNTLGIAKCFKMEIHKLNWAPDMDLVIAEVLAEV, from the exons ATGAAAGCTATAGTGAGTAAGATGGGTTTGAGAGTGATAGTGTTGGCGTCAGTGGTGGTGACGCTGGCTGGAGTGGACTCTTCGGCAGATGTCATGAAGGAGTTAACGATAAACTTCGCCAAAGCTTTGGATCAGTGCAAGAAAgaa CTGGACCTACCAGACTCGATAAACAAGGACTTCAACAACTTCTGGAAGGATGACCATGACATCACCAACCGCCTTACTGGCTGCGCCATCTGGTGTCTGTCGTCCAAACTGGAGATGCTGGACCAAGACTTCAAGCTGCACCACAAAAATACTCATGAGTTTGCTAAGAAGCATGGGGCCG ACGACGCCATGGCTCAGCAGCTGGTAGACCTGATCCACGGCTGCGAGAATTCCGTCCCGGCCAACCCGGACATCTGCCTCAACACGCTGGGCATCGCCAAGTGCTTCAAGATGGAGATACACAAGCTGAATTGGGCGCCCGACATGGACCTCGTTATAGCCGAGGTCTTGGCTGAAGTTTAA
- the LOC128677598 gene encoding general odorant-binding protein 2-like isoform X2 produces MNQSEIKHQMEVLETPGKSGLTTEVMEEFKHFWSKDFEVVHRELGCAIICMSNKFSLLKDDSRIHHVNMNEYVKSFPNGEILSEKMVSLIHNCEKQYDDITDDCSRVVKVAACFKADATKEGIAPEVAMIEAVIEKY; encoded by the exons atgaatcaaAGCGAAATTAAGCATCAAATGGAAGTACTGGAAACTCCAGGAAAG TCTGGCCTAACTACAGAAGTGATGGAGGAGTTCAAGCACTTCTGGAGCAAGGACTTCGAGGTGGTCCATCGCGAGCTCGGCTGCGCCATCATCTGCATGTCTAACAAGTTCTCACTGTTGAAGGATGACTCCAGGATCCATCACGTCAATATGAATGAATACGTCAAGAGTTTCCCTAACG GTGAGATCCTTTCGGAGAAGATGGTGAGCCTGATCCACAACTGCGAGAAGCAGTACGACGACATCACGGACGACTGCAGCCGCGTGGTGAAGGTGGCTGCATGCTTCAAGGCGGACGCGACCAAGGAAGGCATCGCCCCTGAGGTCGCTATGATCGAAGCGGTCATTGAGAAGTACTGA
- the LOC128677598 gene encoding general odorant-binding protein 2-like isoform X1 gives MVSPCYIAFALVLASISSVRGDAEVMSHVAAHFGKALEECREESGLTTEVMEEFKHFWSKDFEVVHRELGCAIICMSNKFSLLKDDSRIHHVNMNEYVKSFPNGEILSEKMVSLIHNCEKQYDDITDDCSRVVKVAACFKADATKEGIAPEVAMIEAVIEKY, from the exons ATGGTGTCTCCCTGCTATATTGCCTTCGCCCTAGTCTTGGCTTCTATCAGTAGTGTCAGAGGCGATGCTGAAGTGATGAGCCACGTCGCCGCACATTTTGGAAAGGCTCTGGAAGAGTGCAGAGAGGAG TCTGGCCTAACTACAGAAGTGATGGAGGAGTTCAAGCACTTCTGGAGCAAGGACTTCGAGGTGGTCCATCGCGAGCTCGGCTGCGCCATCATCTGCATGTCTAACAAGTTCTCACTGTTGAAGGATGACTCCAGGATCCATCACGTCAATATGAATGAATACGTCAAGAGTTTCCCTAACG GTGAGATCCTTTCGGAGAAGATGGTGAGCCTGATCCACAACTGCGAGAAGCAGTACGACGACATCACGGACGACTGCAGCCGCGTGGTGAAGGTGGCTGCATGCTTCAAGGCGGACGCGACCAAGGAAGGCATCGCCCCTGAGGTCGCTATGATCGAAGCGGTCATTGAGAAGTACTGA